In Beijerinckia indica subsp. indica ATCC 9039, the genomic window GTGAAAAAGGGCGATGTGATGAAGGCGGTGGTTGTTCGGACCGCCAAGGATATCAAGCGCGCCGATGGTTCCGTGATTCGCTTCGATACCAATGCCGCCGTTTTGATTAATAATCAGTCGGAGCCGGTCGGCACTCGTATTTTCGGGCCGGTGCCGCGCGAATTGCGCGCCAAAAATCACATGAAGATCATCTCGCTCGCTCCGGAGGTGCTGTGATGGCCGCTAAAATCAAAAAAGGCGACAAGGTCGTCGTTTTGGCTGGACGCGACAAGGGCCGTTCTGGCGAAGTGCTGCAGGTCCTTCCCAAGGAAGATCGCGCACTGGTCCGGGGGATCAATCTCGTCAAGCGGCACCAGCGTCAGACCGCCAAGCAGGAAGCTGGCATCTATACGAAAGAAGCGACGATCCATCTGTCGAATCTCGCGTTGGCCGATCCCAAGGACGGTAAGGCGACCCGCGTCGGGTTTAAGATTCTTGAAGATGGCCGCAAGGTGCGCTTCGCCAAGCATTCCGGAGATGTGATCGATGGCTGATAATAAAAAGGGTGGTAAGGCACCGGCCAAGGGTGGCAAGGCGAAAACCCCCGCGAAGACACCGGCCACCAAGAAACCCGCGGGCTCGATCTCGAGCCGCGATGTGACCCCGATTGCGACGGCCGGAGCAGAGGCGCTGGCCGCTCCGAAGGATTATACGCCGCGTCTCAAGAAATTTTATGAAGAGACGGTGAAGCCGAAGCTGATCGAGGAATTCGGCTATAAGAATCCGCTGGAAATCCCGACGATTGAAAAAATCGTGCTCAATATGGGCGTCGGTGATGCGGTCAATGACACCAAGCGCGTGACGTTGGCTGCGGCCGATCTCTCGCTGATTGCTGGCCAGAAGCCGGTGATCACCCGGGCGCGCAAGGCGATCGCGACCTTCAAGGTTCGCGAGAACATGCCGATTGGCGCCAAGGTGACGTTGCGTAAGACGAGAATGTATGAATTTCTCGACCGTCTCGTAACGATCGCTTTGCCCCGTGTACGTGACTTCCGTGGCCTCAATCCCAAAAGCTTCGATGGCCGTGGAAATTATGCCATGGGTATCAAGGAACATATCGTGTTCCCGGAAATCGATTACGACAAAGCAGAAAGCATCCTCGGGATGGACATTATTGTCTGTACTTCGGCAAAAACCGATGATGAGGCTCGTGCGCTTCTGCGTGCATTCAACTTCCCATTCCGGCAGTGAGTTTCGAGCTCAGACGCGGAATCAAGAGGTAAAGTTCATGGCGAAGAAAAGTTCGGTCGAAAAGAACAAGCATCGCGCGCAATTGGTCAAGCAATATGCCGGCCGTCGCGCCCGCTTGAAGGCGATCGCGAACGATGAAACCCTGAGCATGGAGGAGCGCTTCGAAGCGCGCCTCAAATTGGCGGAATTGCCGCGTAATTCGGCTCCCGTAAGGCTGCGCAACCGCTGTGAAATCAGTGGCCGTCCGCGCGCTTTCACCCGCAAAATGAAAATGTCGCGTATCGCGGTTCGTGAATTGGGCTCGCAGGGCCTGATCCCGGGCCTCGTGAAGTCGAGCTGGTAAAAGGAGCGGATCATGGCAGTCAACGATCCGTTGGGCGATATGCTCACACGCATCCGCAATGCTCAGATGCGGCGCAAAGGAAAAGTGCAGACCCCGGGTTCGCGGTTGCGCGCCCATGTGCTCGATGTGTTGCAGGAAGAAGGCTATATTCGCGGTTATTCGACCACGGAATATGGCAACGGGCGCAGCGAGTTTGAGATTGAGCTGAAATATTTCGATGGCCTTCCGGTCATTCGTGAAATTCAGCGCGTATCGAAGCCCGGTCGGCGTGTTTACACCGCGGTGAACGCGATTCCCCGTGTTGCCAATGGGCTTGGTATTTCGATCATCTCCACCCCCAAAGGCGTTATGGCCGATCACGCGGCACGCGAGGCCAATGTCGGCGGCGAAGTCTTGTGCAAGGTCTTCTGACCTCCGGCTGAGGAGCCCAGTTCAATGTCTCGTATCGGAAAAAAGCCGGTCGTCATTCCCGCTGGCGTGACAGCCAAGGTCGAAGGACAGGCCATTTCGGTGAAGGGCGGCAAAGGCGAATTGCATTTCACCGCGCCCGATTATGTTTCTGTTGCTTTGGAAGGCACGCAGATTGCCGTCTCGCCGCGTTCTGAAGATAAAAAAGCCCGCGCGGCCTGGGGCATGACCCGGTCGATCGTGAATAATCTGGTAATCGGAGTCTCGCAGGGTTTTGAGCGCAAGCTCGAGATCACGGGTGTCGGCTACAAGGCTGCGGTGCAAGGAAAGAATCTTCAACTTTCTCTGGGCTATAGCCACGATATTAGCTTTCCGATTCCGGATGGAATTGCGATTGCTGCGCCCAAGCCGACCGAGGTTTCGATCACCGGGATCGATAAGCAGCGGGTCGGGCAGATTGCCGCTGAAATTCGGGCCCTGCGTCCGCCGGAACCCTATAAGGGCAAGGGCGTGAAATATGCCGGGGAATTCATCTTCCGTAAGGAAGGCAAGAAGAAATAAGATTGAGAGCGAAGGGCCAATATTATGGCAAAGGACATTGAGGCGACTGAACGCCGCAAGGCGCGGGTCCGCCGTTCGCTGCGCGCAAGGGCTTATGGTAAGCCGCGGCTTTCCGTCTTCCGTTCGTCGAAGCAGATTTATTGTCAGATTATCGATGATGGCGAAGGCAAGACCCTCGTTGCAGCCTCTTCGCTTGAAAAGGCTAACCGGGAAGGCTTGAA contains:
- the rplN gene encoding 50S ribosomal protein L14, which gives rise to MIQMQTNLDVADNSGARRVMCIKVLGGSKRKYAGVGDIIVVSVKEAIPRGRVKKGDVMKAVVVRTAKDIKRADGSVIRFDTNAAVLINNQSEPVGTRIFGPVPRELRAKNHMKIISLAPEVL
- the rplX gene encoding 50S ribosomal protein L24; the protein is MAAKIKKGDKVVVLAGRDKGRSGEVLQVLPKEDRALVRGINLVKRHQRQTAKQEAGIYTKEATIHLSNLALADPKDGKATRVGFKILEDGRKVRFAKHSGDVIDG
- the rplE gene encoding 50S ribosomal protein L5, coding for MADNKKGGKAPAKGGKAKTPAKTPATKKPAGSISSRDVTPIATAGAEALAAPKDYTPRLKKFYEETVKPKLIEEFGYKNPLEIPTIEKIVLNMGVGDAVNDTKRVTLAAADLSLIAGQKPVITRARKAIATFKVRENMPIGAKVTLRKTRMYEFLDRLVTIALPRVRDFRGLNPKSFDGRGNYAMGIKEHIVFPEIDYDKAESILGMDIIVCTSAKTDDEARALLRAFNFPFRQ
- the rpsN gene encoding 30S ribosomal protein S14, producing the protein MAKKSSVEKNKHRAQLVKQYAGRRARLKAIANDETLSMEERFEARLKLAELPRNSAPVRLRNRCEISGRPRAFTRKMKMSRIAVRELGSQGLIPGLVKSSW
- the rpsH gene encoding 30S ribosomal protein S8 — its product is MAVNDPLGDMLTRIRNAQMRRKGKVQTPGSRLRAHVLDVLQEEGYIRGYSTTEYGNGRSEFEIELKYFDGLPVIREIQRVSKPGRRVYTAVNAIPRVANGLGISIISTPKGVMADHAAREANVGGEVLCKVF
- the rplF gene encoding 50S ribosomal protein L6 codes for the protein MSRIGKKPVVIPAGVTAKVEGQAISVKGGKGELHFTAPDYVSVALEGTQIAVSPRSEDKKARAAWGMTRSIVNNLVIGVSQGFERKLEITGVGYKAAVQGKNLQLSLGYSHDISFPIPDGIAIAAPKPTEVSITGIDKQRVGQIAAEIRALRPPEPYKGKGVKYAGEFIFRKEGKKK
- the rplR gene encoding 50S ribosomal protein L18; translated protein: MAKDIEATERRKARVRRSLRARAYGKPRLSVFRSSKQIYCQIIDDGEGKTLVAASSLEKANREGLKTGATVEAAKIIGKLIAERAVQAGIKDVIFDRGAYMYHGRVKALADGAREGGLNF